In the genome of Gemmatimonadota bacterium, one region contains:
- a CDS encoding DMT family transporter, with protein MTWAFLAGGAAIFYALHGAWSARVARAAGPLLSGWALFTFALPFLFAYLAATGLSAVGIGYWPVWIINSLINLGASYLFMSALRIGDLGLTYPLLALTPVFVIPIEWGLLGELPGPWGGVGIALVVLGVYLLNFRERRGGLLAPFRALASDPGAVRMLVVAVLWSVSGTLDRVAVLESSPAFYGFTLSAALSILYLPLVLRAGRRSRTEPGLPAGVLGRISGAGVWVLVLHGLLFAAMLTLQMTSLSMALASYVLSIKRSGAIFAVLLGYLAFREGTLGPRLVGAAVVVSGACVLVIWG; from the coding sequence ATGACCTGGGCCTTCCTGGCGGGGGGGGCGGCGATCTTTTATGCCCTGCACGGAGCCTGGTCGGCGCGGGTCGCGCGGGCGGCCGGGCCCCTTTTATCCGGATGGGCGCTCTTCACCTTCGCGCTCCCTTTTCTCTTTGCCTACCTCGCGGCAACGGGACTGTCCGCAGTCGGAATCGGGTATTGGCCCGTGTGGATCATCAATTCGCTCATCAATCTCGGCGCCTCGTATCTCTTCATGTCCGCGCTGAGGATCGGAGACCTGGGACTCACCTATCCGCTCCTCGCGCTCACCCCGGTCTTCGTGATTCCCATCGAGTGGGGCCTGCTGGGAGAGCTCCCGGGGCCCTGGGGTGGGGTCGGGATCGCGCTGGTGGTCCTCGGGGTCTACCTCCTCAATTTTCGGGAGCGGAGGGGCGGGCTCCTCGCCCCATTTCGAGCGCTCGCGAGTGACCCGGGGGCCGTGCGAATGCTCGTCGTCGCCGTGCTCTGGTCCGTGAGCGGGACCCTCGATCGGGTCGCGGTGCTCGAATCCTCTCCCGCCTTTTACGGCTTCACCCTGTCGGCCGCCCTCTCGATCCTGTACCTCCCTCTGGTGCTCCGCGCCGGACGGCGGAGCCGCACCGAACCGGGACTGCCGGCGGGGGTTCTGGGACGGATATCGGGAGCGGGCGTATGGGTCCTGGTCCTCCACGGCTTGCTCTTTGCGGCCATGTTGACCCTTCAGATGACCAGCCTCTCGATGGCGCTCGCCTCCTATGTCCTCAGCATCAAGCGTTCGGGGGCGATCTTCGCTGTCCTCCTCGGGTACCTGGCCTTTCGTGAAGGCACCCTCGGGCCTCGGCTGGTCGGGGCCGCTGTGGTCGTCTCCGGTGCCTGCGTCCTCGTGATCTGGGGCTGA